The following are encoded together in the Vicia villosa cultivar HV-30 ecotype Madison, WI unplaced genomic scaffold, Vvil1.0 ctg.005052F_1_1, whole genome shotgun sequence genome:
- the LOC131642459 gene encoding uncharacterized protein LOC131642459, giving the protein MHAVKNFMEKSWNFVALPELYFNEAGYFIVRFKDYEDQCKVMEQGPYFIYGKLIFLKHWSIDFELKADLLRVLPLWITLLNLPLYLWGEKSISKISSVVGNPITTDECTARKLRISYARVLVEVDITRPVKDSITIRDHSGKEWEKKVEYEWRPKYCQTCLNIGHDCATKKVTALQKVWQQKPKEPEHKDKRTEVEDKNKEEGDENWTQVSSNRNDKAKKKIVLTPPDDMVVQNVFTPLGIGVNLVGETSKCK; this is encoded by the coding sequence ATGCACGCTGTGAAGAACTTCATGGAGAAGTCCTGGAACTTCGTAGCACTTCCGGAACTATACTTCAATGAAGCAGGCTATTTCATTGTTCGCTTCAAGGACTATGAAGACCAATGCAAGGTTATGGAGCAAGGACCATACTTCATATATGGGAAACTGATTTTCTTGAAACACTGGTCCATTGATTTTGAACTAAAGGCTGACTTGCTCCGTGTGCTTCCTCTCTGGATTACCTTGCTTAATCTACCACTATACCTATGGGGGGAGAAGAGTATATCAAAAATTTCTAGTGTTGTGGGGAACCCTATAACTACGGATGAGTGCACAGCGAGGAAACTGCGAATTTCTTACGCCAGGGTCCTAGTGGAAGTGGATATCACTAGACCTGTAAAAGATTCGATTACCATTAGGGACCATAGTGGAAAGGAATGGGAGAAAAAAGTTGAATATGAGTGGCGACCCAAGTATTGCCAGACTTGCCTGAACATTGGTCATGATTGTGCCACAAAGAAAGTAACAGCTCTCCAAAAAGTTTGGCAACAGAAACCAAAGGAACCTGAGCACAAAGATAAAAGAACTGAAGtagaagataaaaacaaagaAGAGGGTGATGAGAATTGGACTCAAGTCAGCTCCAACAGGAATGATAAGGCTAAGAAGAAAATTGTCTTAACACCTCCTGATGATATGGTGGTTCAAAATGTCTTCACACCCCTTGGGATTGGAGTTAATCTTGTAGGGGAAACCAGCAAATGCAAATGA